Proteins encoded in a region of the Flammeovirga yaeyamensis genome:
- a CDS encoding S66 peptidase family protein → METLKRGDKVAVVAASGVVNIESVLQGIELLRSWGLVVSDEQEWGAEWGSLAGADIRRASRLQKAINNPEIKAIFLARGGYGITRIIDTLDWSGFIDHPKWVIGFSDVTALHSAINNLGFASIHAPMVAQFNNKELEVSVNQLQGVLFFNEAPDIIGKVKEEFSDQTIEGEVVGGNLCLIADQIGTSSELDLENKILFIEEVGEKAYQIDRMMTRLLRSGALKNIKALIMGQFSSVPNEEPPFFPLTIKQIIKEKVNVPVITDVSCGHETPNTPILLGGTYVITCSGSSAVMQFKGVDLQVKRS, encoded by the coding sequence ATGGAAACGTTAAAAAGAGGTGATAAGGTAGCCGTTGTCGCTGCCTCAGGTGTGGTAAACATCGAATCGGTGCTACAAGGAATAGAATTGTTGCGTTCTTGGGGACTAGTTGTTTCTGATGAACAAGAATGGGGAGCCGAATGGGGTTCTTTAGCAGGTGCTGATATTAGAAGAGCAAGCCGATTACAAAAGGCAATTAATAACCCCGAAATAAAAGCCATTTTTTTAGCAAGAGGCGGTTATGGTATCACCAGAATAATTGATACACTAGATTGGTCAGGTTTTATTGATCATCCAAAATGGGTTATTGGTTTTTCAGATGTTACAGCTTTGCATTCTGCGATAAATAATTTGGGGTTTGCGAGTATTCATGCACCTATGGTGGCTCAATTCAACAATAAAGAATTGGAGGTAAGTGTAAATCAACTTCAAGGGGTGTTGTTCTTTAATGAAGCACCTGATATTATAGGAAAAGTAAAAGAAGAGTTTTCCGATCAAACAATTGAAGGTGAAGTTGTAGGTGGAAATCTATGTTTGATAGCCGACCAAATAGGAACATCTTCCGAATTAGACCTAGAAAATAAAATATTGTTTATCGAAGAGGTAGGCGAGAAGGCTTATCAAATAGACCGTATGATGACGAGGTTACTTAGATCGGGTGCCTTAAAAAATATCAAAGCTTTGATTATGGGACAGTTCTCTAGCGTTCCAAACGAAGAGCCTCCATTTTTTCCATTAACGATCAAACAGATCATTAAAGAGAAAGTAAATGTGCCTGTTATTACAGACGTGAGTTGCGGTCATGAAACTCCAAATACTCCAATATTATTGGGCGGAACTTATGTTATTACTTGTTCTGGTAGTAGTGCTGTGATGCAGTTTAAAGGGGTGGACTTACAGGTAAAGCGTTCTTGA
- a CDS encoding T9SS type A sorting domain-containing protein gives MNPQRLIVTLSLLLFFSGLFSYSFSQSRQRVSPDDLLKSFNGQKRGDIYEFDQDLVFVKGNAFDNKQLLIGPNQTVAVCGDLIINSNMILLNEGNLIIKGSLKVDNVKTSHVNPYKFSNSGNVIIGGDLLGKDEVNAMNSSYSTNGGPQTLHSGYMLVKGSIKDHDKVVSSGLIWATAVNSHSYATIAGVNLVGDLMIVVANMPQMKDIIHHFEELKTKECDASSSDGIAEIEDALNHQNLETIYNSSKNKQLMHDYSVYSELEFDLTTKILWHPNYNTNVTIKNYTVQVSKDTSTFKTISEVIPSRDKSKFEVRDPNKDNDRFIQKYYKFVVVKNDGTVDEVILKGAQPRLQYFKHKFGNDVIELPNYVTAPNGQKYSVFLAKPNQGVLTLNKGRNSTISFDVYPNEMLIVCGDLIVNSDGVDVKIFEGGILGVTRDFKFTQKPPLYTKGTYSFSNKGVILVGRDYADMANPSTDIRRQLTKQIGLMLVGHNFTTNNKQSNDGVWVDSYFQVHGGIIHGIFEQSSFIEKEFAVPQNATKLNRELVKMALYTYKNSIKDSQKCQGSDFHLIEDKITDGERTRGKSVENIYPPDMVKRAGNLGFQDGKNFELQASQILSSGQYVQKFLHIGQDTTLTICGDLVLDGNFYMSNYGNLIVTGDLILENNNPMTSIQFKALNIGNIVVGGDFKGVDIMTESYPGFASSDAGRSFILGKVFKHSNTNNQWLEEIGDDSNIFQINAIGDIENIGKDEKLEEAIDSYLKISQQCSGVNQERIAQVDTILMNTIGLGLLQIEAKKQKSKKKVEVKCTLPHNAKMKSLYVLRRDTKNKQKYTPASFSDVSRKKGTFTFQFVDDHLNHLGAQDSVQYIVVGSRRPLTMSGSGARTSSTGSGHRRISTSTSNPTSGGDFFSNMINQHSDKLKVSSPSFWVPLYEDQPVTLSRFSAEVEGDHVNLVWVDEQEINASHFVIERSTDGRNYEEISDKIQASGNSNTELSYSFVDENPPSVGTAYYRLKEVDFDGRSETWVRSVHLIESDEMNVRIFPIPADDVLHVQITHQDMEDVTLKLVEATTGRVSILHGSFDYDQMIYNVNSVNSGIYIVEIFANGKMIHNQKIVIN, from the coding sequence ATGAACCCTCAGAGACTTATTGTCACTTTAAGCTTACTATTATTTTTTAGTGGACTATTTAGTTATTCTTTTTCCCAATCAAGACAAAGAGTTAGTCCCGATGATCTATTAAAGTCATTTAATGGACAGAAAAGGGGAGATATCTATGAATTTGATCAAGATCTAGTATTTGTTAAAGGAAATGCATTTGACAACAAACAACTTTTGATAGGACCAAATCAAACCGTTGCTGTTTGTGGCGACTTAATTATTAATTCAAATATGATCCTTCTTAATGAAGGTAATTTAATAATTAAGGGATCATTAAAAGTAGATAATGTAAAAACATCTCATGTTAACCCATATAAGTTTTCCAATTCTGGTAACGTGATTATTGGAGGGGATTTATTAGGCAAAGATGAGGTGAATGCCATGAATTCAAGCTACTCTACTAACGGTGGTCCACAAACATTACATTCGGGGTATATGCTAGTAAAAGGATCAATAAAAGATCATGATAAAGTGGTTTCTTCAGGTTTAATTTGGGCGACTGCAGTCAATTCACATTCTTATGCAACTATCGCTGGAGTTAATTTAGTGGGTGATTTGATGATAGTAGTCGCTAATATGCCTCAAATGAAAGATATCATTCATCATTTCGAAGAACTTAAAACCAAGGAATGTGATGCATCTTCTTCAGATGGGATAGCAGAAATTGAGGATGCATTGAATCATCAAAACCTAGAAACAATATATAATTCCTCGAAAAATAAACAGTTAATGCACGATTATTCTGTTTATTCAGAATTGGAATTTGACTTAACTACTAAAATTTTATGGCACCCGAATTATAATACCAATGTAACCATTAAGAATTATACCGTGCAGGTATCAAAAGATACTTCCACATTCAAGACAATATCTGAGGTGATACCAAGTAGGGATAAGTCAAAGTTTGAAGTAAGAGACCCTAATAAAGATAATGATCGTTTTATTCAGAAATACTACAAATTTGTGGTTGTGAAGAATGATGGAACAGTTGATGAAGTAATCCTTAAAGGTGCTCAACCAAGACTTCAATATTTTAAACATAAGTTTGGGAATGATGTGATTGAACTTCCTAATTATGTGACTGCCCCCAACGGTCAAAAATATTCAGTATTTCTAGCCAAACCGAATCAAGGTGTACTTACCTTAAACAAAGGTCGCAACTCGACCATTTCATTTGATGTTTACCCTAATGAAATGCTTATAGTCTGTGGTGACTTGATTGTGAATAGCGATGGGGTTGACGTGAAGATTTTTGAAGGAGGAATTTTAGGGGTAACTAGAGATTTTAAGTTCACTCAAAAACCTCCATTATATACAAAAGGTACCTATAGTTTTTCGAATAAAGGGGTAATTTTAGTAGGCCGTGATTATGCCGATATGGCCAACCCTAGTACAGATATCAGAAGGCAACTAACGAAGCAGATTGGATTAATGTTAGTTGGTCATAATTTCACGACGAATAACAAACAGTCTAATGATGGAGTATGGGTAGATTCTTATTTTCAGGTGCATGGAGGAATTATACATGGTATATTTGAACAATCTAGTTTTATAGAAAAAGAGTTTGCAGTACCACAAAATGCTACGAAACTTAATCGAGAGCTCGTTAAAATGGCATTGTATACCTATAAGAATTCTATCAAAGATTCTCAGAAATGTCAAGGTTCTGATTTTCATTTAATAGAAGATAAAATAACAGATGGAGAAAGGACAAGAGGAAAATCAGTAGAGAATATTTACCCTCCTGATATGGTAAAACGTGCTGGTAATTTGGGATTTCAGGACGGTAAAAACTTCGAATTACAAGCTTCTCAAATATTATCATCCGGACAATATGTTCAGAAGTTTCTTCACATTGGACAGGATACGACTCTCACAATTTGTGGTGATTTAGTCTTAGATGGAAATTTCTATATGTCCAATTATGGTAATTTAATTGTCACAGGAGATCTGATTCTTGAGAATAATAATCCGATGACGAGTATTCAATTTAAAGCATTAAACATCGGGAATATTGTTGTAGGGGGAGATTTTAAAGGAGTTGATATAATGACTGAAAGTTATCCTGGTTTTGCTTCTTCTGATGCAGGTAGATCTTTTATTCTAGGTAAAGTATTTAAACACAGTAATACGAATAACCAATGGTTGGAAGAAATAGGAGATGATTCTAACATCTTTCAAATTAATGCTATTGGGGATATTGAAAATATTGGAAAAGACGAAAAATTAGAGGAAGCAATAGATTCGTATTTGAAAATTTCGCAACAATGTAGCGGGGTTAACCAGGAGAGAATAGCTCAAGTAGATACTATTTTGATGAATACGATTGGTCTCGGCTTGTTGCAAATAGAGGCTAAAAAGCAGAAAAGTAAGAAGAAGGTAGAAGTAAAGTGCACACTACCTCATAATGCAAAAATGAAATCACTCTATGTTTTAAGGAGGGATACTAAAAATAAGCAAAAGTATACCCCTGCAAGTTTTTCTGATGTAAGTAGGAAAAAAGGGACTTTTACTTTTCAATTTGTAGATGATCATCTTAATCATTTAGGAGCCCAAGATTCTGTTCAATATATAGTGGTGGGCAGTAGGAGACCTCTCACAATGTCGGGTTCTGGTGCAAGAACATCCAGTACCGGATCAGGTCATCGAAGAATAAGTACAAGTACATCAAATCCAACTAGCGGAGGAGATTTTTTCTCTAATATGATCAATCAGCATAGCGATAAGCTAAAAGTTTCTTCTCCATCCTTTTGGGTACCATTATATGAAGATCAGCCCGTTACATTATCAAGATTTTCAGCAGAAGTAGAAGGGGATCATGTGAACCTTGTTTGGGTAGATGAACAAGAAATAAATGCTTCACATTTTGTAATAGAAAGATCAACTGATGGAAGAAATTATGAAGAGATTTCTGATAAAATTCAAGCATCTGGAAATTCAAATACAGAATTGTCTTACAGCTTTGTGGATGAAAATCCGCCATCAGTAGGGACAGCATACTATCGTTTAAAAGAAGTAGACTTTGATGGTAGGTCAGAAACTTGGGTGCGTTCTGTTCATTTAATAGAATCTGATGAAATGAATGTTCGAATTTTCCCCATCCCAGCCGATGATGTCTTACATGTTCAAATCACTCATCAAGATATGGAAGATGTGACATTAAAGTTAGTCGAAGCAACCACAGGAAGAGTGTCTATACTACATGGTTCTTTTGATTATGATCAAATGATCTATAATGTAAATAGTGTCAACTCTGGAATATATATTGTTGAAATCTTTGCTAATGGAAAAATGATCCACAATCAGAAAATTGTCATCAATTAA
- a CDS encoding DsbA family protein has product MMKLIYVMDPQCGWCYGNSNNIQKLVEAFPEVDFEIMVGGMWVGDQAPKGGDDMFAYLQKHAPGMEQKTGALLSTEFYELSKDETYTMSSFEACLAIKIVKNIAPEKALKFASELQRAQFYFGQRFDDFKTYLAVLQNLNIDPQPFMDQFGSEENQKETIDEINESRKMAAGFPSLFLDTSMTVEKMAAGYFEADEMIEQVRSYIV; this is encoded by the coding sequence ATGATGAAACTTATTTATGTAATGGACCCACAGTGTGGGTGGTGTTATGGCAATAGCAATAATATCCAGAAATTAGTAGAAGCTTTTCCTGAAGTGGACTTCGAAATTATGGTTGGAGGTATGTGGGTAGGAGATCAAGCACCAAAAGGTGGTGATGATATGTTTGCCTATCTTCAAAAACATGCTCCAGGGATGGAACAAAAAACAGGAGCTCTTTTATCAACAGAATTTTATGAGCTGTCAAAAGATGAGACGTACACAATGTCTAGTTTTGAGGCATGCTTAGCAATTAAAATTGTAAAAAATATAGCACCAGAAAAAGCTTTGAAGTTTGCCTCTGAGTTACAAAGAGCTCAATTCTATTTTGGTCAAAGATTCGACGATTTTAAAACTTATTTGGCGGTTCTTCAGAATTTAAATATTGATCCACAGCCCTTTATGGATCAGTTTGGGAGTGAGGAAAATCAAAAAGAAACAATTGACGAAATTAATGAGTCAAGAAAAATGGCAGCAGGTTTTCCAAGCTTGTTTTTAGATACTAGTATGACTGTTGAAAAAATGGCGGCAGGTTATTTTGAAGCAGATGAAATGATAGAACAAGTACGTAGTTACATAGTATGA
- a CDS encoding SDR family oxidoreductase — MIWSNKKIAITGGTSGIGKATLELCLKLGADVVFCGKEDELVSLVNNQTKAKGICVDLSKQEGIEQFYDFVTSELGEIDILINNAGYVVVAPLEELKREDFELMYGINVIAPALLTQKFLPSFKSKKEGDIVNIGATGGSYGFEKGAAYASSKAALLNFSQTLMKEVRKDNIRVYHIDPSWTTGTNNNNKGGEIPLDQSRLTASDIAKVIINQLELPRRAFIPQVSIWSTNP, encoded by the coding sequence ATGATATGGTCAAATAAAAAAATAGCAATCACAGGTGGTACTTCCGGAATTGGAAAAGCAACATTAGAACTGTGTTTGAAATTGGGTGCTGATGTTGTTTTTTGTGGGAAAGAAGATGAGTTAGTGTCTTTAGTGAACAATCAAACAAAAGCAAAAGGAATTTGTGTTGATTTATCTAAACAAGAAGGGATCGAACAATTTTATGATTTTGTTACTTCAGAATTAGGTGAGATTGACATACTAATTAATAACGCTGGGTATGTTGTTGTTGCTCCTTTGGAAGAATTGAAGAGAGAAGATTTTGAATTGATGTATGGCATCAATGTCATTGCTCCAGCTCTATTAACTCAAAAATTTCTACCCTCATTTAAATCAAAAAAAGAGGGAGATATAGTAAATATTGGAGCCACTGGAGGTAGTTATGGGTTTGAAAAAGGAGCGGCCTATGCATCAAGTAAAGCGGCTTTGCTTAATTTTTCTCAAACATTAATGAAAGAAGTTCGAAAAGATAATATTAGAGTATATCATATTGACCCTTCTTGGACAACCGGCACAAACAATAATAACAAGGGAGGAGAGATACCTTTGGACCAATCAAGATTAACCGCATCAGATATAGCAAAAGTCATTATCAATCAATTAGAACTTCCAAGAAGAGCATTTATACCACAAGTAAGTATTTGGAGCACGAATCCTTAA
- a CDS encoding GNAT family N-acetyltransferase encodes MDITFKLVTTDKEIELVDQLAHQIWNEHYIPIIGKDQVDYMLDKFQNFKVMKDQLSEGFVYYLIQQNDASVGYIGYKIENQDLFLSKLYLLNAQRGKGQGQQSLRFIFEEARKHQLNGVKLTVNKYNEIAIKAYEKYGFEVVDEVVADIGQGYVMDDFILYKPV; translated from the coding sequence ATGGATATCACATTTAAATTAGTAACTACAGACAAAGAAATTGAATTAGTCGATCAATTGGCACATCAAATTTGGAACGAACATTATATCCCTATTATTGGTAAAGATCAGGTAGATTATATGTTGGATAAGTTTCAAAACTTTAAAGTGATGAAAGATCAATTATCTGAAGGTTTTGTTTATTATTTAATACAACAAAATGATGCCTCAGTCGGCTATATAGGTTATAAAATCGAAAATCAAGATTTGTTTTTAAGCAAGCTTTATTTATTGAATGCACAAAGAGGAAAAGGGCAAGGTCAACAGTCACTTCGTTTTATCTTTGAAGAAGCAAGAAAGCATCAATTAAATGGGGTGAAATTAACCGTAAATAAATACAATGAAATTGCGATTAAGGCCTATGAAAAATATGGTTTTGAAGTAGTTGATGAAGTTGTTGCAGACATTGGGCAAGGTTACGTGATGGATGATTTTATATTATATAAGCCCGTTTAA
- a CDS encoding peroxiredoxin translates to MSLVNKKAPLFTAGAVINGEEIVEDFSLDQFIGKQEVVLFFYPKDFTFVCPTEILAFQEKLPEFEKRGVQVIGVSTDTEETHLAWLLTPKAEGGIEGVTYPLVADASKTIAMNYGVLGGEYTYDEDTMQWSFEGAPIALRGTFLIDKAGNVRHSVINDFPLGRNIDDTLRMVDALQFTEKHGEVCPANWEEGKDSMKPTRDGVADYLKNH, encoded by the coding sequence ATGTCATTAGTGAATAAAAAAGCCCCTTTGTTTACTGCAGGTGCTGTAATTAACGGTGAAGAAATCGTTGAGGACTTTTCATTAGATCAGTTCATTGGAAAACAAGAAGTAGTTCTTTTCTTTTACCCTAAAGATTTTACTTTTGTTTGTCCTACAGAAATCTTGGCTTTCCAAGAAAAATTACCTGAGTTCGAAAAAAGAGGTGTACAAGTAATTGGTGTTTCTACTGATACTGAAGAAACTCACTTAGCTTGGTTATTAACTCCAAAAGCTGAAGGTGGTATTGAAGGTGTTACTTACCCGTTAGTTGCAGATGCTTCTAAAACTATCGCAATGAACTATGGTGTTCTTGGCGGTGAGTATACTTACGATGAAGATACTATGCAATGGTCATTCGAAGGTGCTCCAATTGCGTTAAGAGGTACATTCTTAATCGACAAAGCAGGAAACGTGAGACATTCAGTAATTAACGATTTCCCATTGGGTCGTAACATTGATGATACACTTCGTATGGTAGACGCTTTACAGTTTACTGAAAAGCATGGTGAAGTTTGTCCTGCAAACTGGGAAGAAGGTAAAGATTCTATGAAACCAACACGTGATGGTGTAGCTGATTATTTAAAGAATCACTAG
- a CDS encoding Lrp/AsnC family transcriptional regulator translates to MEKIPEIDHVDIKILSELLKDAKTPYTEIAERIFVSGGTVHVRMKKMEKMGIVKGSTLDLDFTKLGYDITSFLGIYLEKSSLYEQVCAELAKIPEILNLHYTTGDWSIFVRIACRDTNHLRQVLHDKIQSIPGISRTETFISLEEKFNRPLAFDESDMEDKGLE, encoded by the coding sequence ATGGAAAAAATACCTGAAATTGATCATGTCGATATAAAAATATTGTCAGAATTACTGAAAGATGCGAAGACTCCTTACACAGAAATCGCTGAAAGGATCTTTGTTTCGGGAGGAACTGTTCATGTTCGTATGAAAAAAATGGAGAAGATGGGGATCGTAAAAGGATCAACATTGGATCTTGATTTTACTAAACTAGGATATGACATCACTTCTTTCTTGGGCATCTATTTAGAAAAAAGTAGTTTGTATGAACAAGTGTGTGCTGAACTAGCAAAAATTCCAGAAATATTAAACCTTCACTATACAACTGGTGATTGGAGTATTTTTGTTAGAATAGCTTGTAGAGATACAAATCACCTTAGACAAGTATTACACGACAAAATCCAAAGTATTCCTGGAATATCGAGAACAGAAACATTTATCTCTCTAGAAGAGAAATTCAACAGACCTCTTGCTTTCGATGAATCAGACATGGAAGATAAAGGACTTGAATAA
- a CDS encoding ATP-binding protein, which translates to MKIKELNEIFDDYESYKALGEDSYIVGAQHPENFKQHKKFIIPLFYFDGEEWFKLDINKLGETIFLASAPYTLTTDFKLEELIKVKGVRPNKQLTDDDSYNKENSLTKHITHADRLSSLSEDQLLEIFPGEIDFELHLFHPDKQYYDIINEVYVAQERKFFAQTKQGLIYGPFVGVKTSSEAKSVRLSATGVRKSVEAYEIPSDAYLEFNMPDEGLKRKLIRSTHDIEYHIVDTVDFISRKDLFTWAEEQLNKKQSLEVADKVWQAISKDNSIHSFKERYSRLEKLFSKPQENLQYLQQFITSLAENDFFKASLDGLQTEKLDLDNQIAQLKREKDKFRKDSARLQEEIQDLEDGIQNLRDNEQKIRDSLQKERESAITREIEEGLKKLEKVREELSDKAEAIELAHTFDNLARLNEEIDNAKGEKHNLTVAISALKEEFTQAQEDADKALKNLLKTKMQFDAFSNSSKNPLQNTEQEIEIKDHTIENETSINSLKDLTQKIHKRLGRLGRNYPDHFIANILIAMHQNSLTLIWGPPGSGKTSLARYLMQSITKKPRFSEISVARGWSSQKDLIGFANPLSKRFQRANTDMYDLLKQLDGEFDNSAYQKSPMAYCLLDEANLSPIEHYWASFYSLTDAKAQVNNGLKISLGNNETIEYANNLRFLGTLNLDSTTEQISARLLDRSHIIRLDLPKNDTPLISSEIIMPEPYEISYETVRKLFDLKDFKQELAPDALEFIDSELEERFGEINNELQNLGVQVSLRTRKAIIEYCNLAHSAMNEQFRPLDYCLAQRIFTRINLQGPEVREGIKTLLGIVKGFGLKDSHAEWTLQKMLDKGGKEGFNHHFYNYFSIDG; encoded by the coding sequence ATGAAAATTAAAGAATTAAATGAAATTTTTGATGATTATGAAAGTTATAAAGCATTAGGAGAAGATAGTTATATAGTTGGTGCTCAGCACCCTGAGAATTTTAAGCAACATAAAAAATTTATAATACCACTATTTTATTTTGATGGCGAAGAATGGTTTAAGTTAGATATTAATAAGTTAGGTGAAACTATATTTTTAGCTAGTGCACCGTACACATTAACGACTGATTTTAAGTTAGAGGAATTAATAAAAGTTAAAGGCGTACGTCCAAATAAACAACTTACGGACGATGACTCCTACAATAAAGAAAATTCCTTAACGAAACATATTACACATGCCGACCGCTTAAGTTCTTTATCTGAAGATCAACTATTAGAAATTTTCCCTGGTGAGATTGACTTTGAACTTCATCTCTTCCACCCTGATAAGCAGTACTATGACATTATCAATGAGGTATATGTTGCACAGGAGAGAAAATTCTTTGCTCAAACCAAGCAAGGCTTAATTTACGGTCCTTTCGTTGGCGTTAAAACTAGTTCGGAGGCAAAGTCAGTTCGACTTTCTGCTACAGGAGTTAGAAAAAGTGTTGAAGCTTACGAAATTCCATCAGATGCATATTTAGAATTTAATATGCCTGATGAAGGATTGAAAAGAAAATTAATACGTTCTACTCATGACATTGAATATCATATTGTTGATACTGTAGACTTTATCAGCAGAAAAGATCTATTCACTTGGGCTGAAGAACAATTAAACAAGAAGCAATCTTTAGAAGTAGCCGACAAAGTATGGCAAGCAATATCTAAAGACAATTCTATTCACTCATTTAAAGAAAGGTATTCTCGTTTAGAGAAGCTATTTTCTAAACCTCAAGAAAACCTTCAGTATCTTCAACAATTTATCACCTCATTAGCTGAGAACGACTTCTTTAAGGCAAGTTTAGATGGTTTGCAAACCGAAAAATTAGACCTTGATAATCAAATAGCACAGCTAAAAAGAGAAAAAGATAAGTTCAGAAAAGATTCTGCTCGTCTTCAAGAAGAAATACAAGATCTTGAAGATGGTATTCAGAATTTAAGAGATAATGAGCAAAAAATTAGAGATAGTCTTCAAAAAGAAAGAGAGTCTGCAATTACTCGAGAAATTGAAGAAGGTCTCAAAAAATTAGAAAAAGTAAGAGAGGAGCTCTCTGATAAAGCGGAAGCTATTGAGTTAGCACACACTTTCGATAACCTTGCTCGTTTGAATGAAGAAATTGATAATGCGAAAGGTGAAAAGCACAATCTTACAGTGGCTATTAGTGCACTGAAAGAAGAGTTTACTCAGGCTCAAGAAGATGCTGATAAAGCATTAAAGAATTTACTGAAAACAAAAATGCAATTTGATGCTTTCAGTAATTCATCAAAAAATCCGCTTCAGAATACAGAACAAGAAATTGAGATTAAAGATCATACTATTGAGAATGAAACAAGTATCAATTCTTTAAAAGATCTTACTCAAAAAATTCATAAACGATTAGGTCGATTAGGACGTAACTATCCTGATCACTTTATCGCCAACATTTTGATAGCTATGCATCAAAATTCCTTGACACTTATTTGGGGCCCTCCAGGTTCTGGTAAGACGTCACTTGCAAGGTATTTGATGCAATCGATCACCAAAAAGCCAAGATTCTCGGAAATCTCTGTGGCTCGAGGTTGGTCATCTCAAAAAGATTTAATTGGTTTTGCCAATCCATTATCAAAAAGATTCCAAAGAGCGAATACAGATATGTACGACCTCTTAAAACAATTGGATGGAGAATTTGATAATTCGGCTTACCAAAAATCGCCAATGGCTTATTGTCTATTAGACGAAGCCAATCTAAGTCCTATTGAACATTATTGGGCTTCATTCTACTCATTAACTGATGCAAAAGCACAAGTGAATAATGGTTTGAAGATTTCTTTGGGGAATAATGAAACCATAGAATATGCCAACAACCTTAGATTCTTAGGTACTTTAAACTTAGATTCCACTACAGAGCAAATCTCTGCTCGATTATTGGACCGTTCTCACATTATCCGTTTGGATTTACCAAAGAACGACACTCCTTTAATCAGTTCTGAGATCATTATGCCTGAGCCTTATGAAATCAGTTATGAAACAGTTAGAAAACTTTTCGACCTAAAAGATTTCAAACAAGAATTGGCTCCTGATGCTTTAGAATTTATTGATTCTGAATTAGAAGAACGATTCGGAGAAATAAATAACGAACTTCAGAATTTAGGTGTACAGGTGAGTCTTCGTACAAGAAAGGCAATTATTGAGTATTGTAACCTTGCTCATTCGGCTATGAACGAACAGTTTAGACCTTTAGACTACTGTCTAGCCCAACGTATTTTTACTAGAATTAATCTTCAGGGACCTGAAGTTAGGGAAGGTATCAAAACGTTACTAGGTATTGTAAAAGGCTTTGGACTAAAGGATTCTCATGCTGAGTGGACATTACAAAAAATGTTGGATAAAGGAGGTAAAGAAGGATTCAACCATCACTTCTATAATTACTTCTCAATAGATGGATAA